In Candidatus Kapaibacterium sp., one genomic interval encodes:
- a CDS encoding PLP-dependent cysteine synthase family protein encodes MKFFGFTNLIGNTPIMCIHFNYKGEQRKLYAKAENFNLTGSIKDRMAMHILKKAYERKALVPGQVILEATSGNTGISIAAIGRALGHKVVIFMPDWMSQERKDLIRSLGADIHSVTREEGGFLGSITKSEEMATEIGGFLPQQFANHDNSEAHFNATGPEIWYQLMYRGITPDAFVAGVGTGGTIMGVGAYLKSKKSDIIVRPMEPANSPTLSTGHKVGKHRIQGISDEFIPAVLDLNSLDKVIDIDDGDSIIMAQKLSCDLGLGLGISSGANFLAALKIQNEIGSDATVVTVFPDDNKKYLSTDLLKIEAIKNDFISIDVDLSYYTAFKRVCARCCSPSECIEMTNIANLHPVCFTDTP; translated from the coding sequence ATGAAATTTTTCGGATTTACTAATTTGATTGGCAATACACCAATCATGTGCATTCACTTCAACTATAAGGGCGAACAACGAAAGCTCTATGCAAAAGCAGAAAACTTCAACCTGACAGGCTCAATCAAAGACAGAATGGCTATGCACATTCTAAAGAAAGCTTACGAACGCAAGGCTCTTGTGCCCGGGCAAGTCATATTGGAAGCCACAAGTGGCAACACAGGAATTTCAATTGCAGCAATCGGCAGAGCTTTGGGGCATAAAGTTGTCATTTTCATGCCTGATTGGATGAGCCAAGAAAGAAAGGACTTGATTAGAAGCCTTGGAGCCGATATTCATTCGGTCACACGCGAGGAAGGCGGTTTTCTGGGGAGCATTACAAAATCCGAAGAAATGGCAACTGAAATTGGTGGATTCTTGCCACAACAATTTGCCAATCATGACAATTCCGAAGCACACTTCAATGCGACAGGTCCCGAAATATGGTATCAGCTGATGTATCGCGGGATAACGCCTGATGCATTCGTAGCTGGAGTAGGCACAGGTGGAACAATTATGGGTGTCGGTGCCTATCTTAAATCCAAGAAATCGGACATTATCGTTCGACCAATGGAACCTGCAAATTCGCCGACACTTTCGACAGGGCATAAAGTTGGCAAACACCGCATTCAGGGCATTTCAGATGAATTCATACCCGCTGTTTTGGATTTGAACTCCTTGGACAAGGTTATTGATATAGATGATGGCGATTCGATAATCATGGCACAAAAATTATCCTGCGATTTGGGCTTAGGACTTGGTATTTCATCAGGAGCGAATTTTTTGGCAGCACTGAAAATCCAGAATGAAATCGGCTCTGATGCAACAGTAGTAACCGTTTTCCCCGACGACAATAAAAAATATCTGAGTACCGATTTGCTCAAAATTGAAGCAATAAAAAATGATTTCATTTCAATTGATGTTGATTTGTCCTACTACACCGCATTTAAAAGAGTATGTGCAAGGTGCTGCTCCCCCAGCGAATGTATAGAGATGACCAATATCGCCAATCTCCACCCCGTCTGCTTCACAGACACACCTTAA